A genomic stretch from bacterium includes:
- a CDS encoding carboxypeptidase regulatory-like domain-containing protein, producing the protein MKYLVLLALALGAACQSKTPPSPSVPLKSVDPATAGVIRGEVLFEGTPPAPSKIPVSGFPECANPKTEDDDVLIREGRVQNAFVSIKTGLEPYTFPPPEGETVIDQVGCLYAPRVVGLRIGQTLVVKNSDPLLHNVHALPKFSRSFNLAMSKGAAEIRRTFTEPEVMVPIRCDVHPWMRAYAGVLPHPGFAVTGPDGRFEIKGIPPGTYALSVWHERLGEAERIVTLGVKEEKTVPFVITSQR; encoded by the coding sequence ATGAAATATCTCGTTCTTCTTGCGCTGGCGCTCGGCGCAGCCTGCCAATCCAAGACGCCGCCGTCTCCGTCCGTTCCCTTGAAATCAGTCGATCCGGCCACCGCCGGCGTCATCCGCGGGGAGGTCCTGTTTGAAGGGACGCCCCCCGCGCCGTCAAAGATTCCCGTTTCGGGCTTTCCCGAATGCGCGAATCCCAAGACCGAGGACGACGACGTCCTGATCCGGGAGGGCAGGGTTCAAAACGCCTTCGTCTCGATCAAGACCGGTTTGGAGCCTTACACCTTCCCGCCGCCCGAGGGCGAGACCGTGATCGACCAGGTCGGCTGCCTCTACGCGCCGCGCGTCGTTGGTCTCCGGATCGGCCAGACGCTCGTGGTGAAAAACAGCGACCCGCTCCTCCACAACGTCCATGCCCTCCCCAAGTTCTCTCGGTCCTTCAATCTGGCGATGTCGAAGGGCGCGGCCGAAATCCGCCGAACCTTCACGGAGCCGGAGGTGATGGTCCCGATCCGCTGCGATGTCCATCCCTGGATGCGGGCCTACGCGGGCGTGCTGCCGCATCCCGGCTTTGCCGTGACGGGTCCGGACGGACGCTTCGAGATCAAAGGCATCCCCCCGGGGACTTATGCGCTCTCGGTCTGGCACGAGCGATTGGGGGAGGCGGAGCGGATCGTGACATTGGGCGTCAAGGAAGAGAAAACGGTTCCGTTTGTAATCACTTCGCAAAGGTAA